The DNA segment TTCAATCTGAATCGGAGTGTAAGAAGCAGATAAATCAGGATGAAGTTTCGAGATCTGCACAGAAATTCTGCAGAACAGAATTTCTGACACAGCTTAGTATTTCGAGTATAGTTCTCACATACAAACTCGAAATCAAGCGATTCTTGATTCCGTGGAAATCCAAGAAAAAgtgctacaactttcatgttcatCACCTTGCCCAGAAATCAGTGAATCAAGAGCTATAATCAAATGAACAGATCAGATGAAACATGGTCAAACCAGATCAAGTGAACAAGTCCAGGTCGAAGTTGCTCTATACCAGATCAATTGAACCAGACCAGATCAAAGCTCGACCAGATCAAAGATTGACTAGACCAGATGAGTTTGACCAGATCGAATCGGTCAAACCAGTCCGATGAACAGTAAATCAGCTCGAAATCAGAAAATGGACAGCAACTCAAATATGACCGTTGCAACTCCAGAAAATGTCCAAAAACATCTCTAACGgtcatattcttgaatctaacGTTCATATTATTCTTGGAGttataaatacaacactttGAAGACAAAACAACACAAGAGAATGGGGATTAAAAGCATGGGCAGATTATAGAAGAAAAAAAAGCTAGAATGAGAGCAAGCCCAAGGtgtgaggaagaagaagaagaagagatgagCTTTCAACGTTAAATCCTCTACACCAAACCCACTTTATAGAACACTCTTCCATGTTCAATATCATTGTATATGAGTTGAAGAGagctcactcacacacataCGAGAGACATGCTTTgaaagattagttgagtgaaagTCTTAGCACAAAGATGTTAAACATTATGTTTGTAGTTTTGGCATAAGAGACGTTAAACAatatgcggattgtgaggttgaggCCTACGATCGAGAgtggctaggagttcttgtttaggcattaGATAAGTCCTAAAATggattgggtttgtacaaatgggtttgtataaatcaaagtcttctagtggatcatTCCGagatggaagaaggggtgacatagaagattgagctccgaacatccataaacaaatccgTATCTATTTATTGCATTTACTTTCTTATTGCCACTGTTTTTAagatgcattgttgaagcattttatgtgttcttcataGACCAAAATATAGCATACAAAGTgcttgataaaatgcttcaaccaaactgtttttattatttcatcttgcattatttcaaattatttataaaatgtttatttggtttctacgaaggattatttcgagtgtattccgcttggtttgaaaaccaaactcgatataattcaTCGGTGATCGGtttatttttgaacatttcaagaacgagctattgtagctctaaaatatttttaagtgtgtattcccccccccccctacaCACGTATTTTGATCctaacaattggtatcagagcggttgTTCTTGAAAGAGAATTTGAAACtgattttgatcttcaaaattTCGTTTTTAAGACTTTCTAACACATATATGCATAGTTGATAATTTTTGACAGCTTGCAGCGACTTTGGGAAAAATGGCATAACTCCCTGCTCAAGTGTCCAAATGACAAACCGTTTTTTGCATTGCAAACTAGACTCATAGAGGATTGCAGCGGTATAAAATTTGGAGCCTTGTGATGCCCGAGAAAATTCAGTTTATTCGTTGAAGTCAGACCATGCGTGCTGCGGCAGAAACTGGACATGGACAAAAAAAAGTTGGTGTTTTTGTCAAGAAGCTCAAGGATGTTGCACTCATCAATAAAAAGGACTTATTACCTTGAATCAGAGTCACACATCATCAAGAAAACTCGGTACAATCGTTCTAAATTAGCTTTTAAAGAGATTTTGAGTTTGATTGTCATCTTGATATTCTATTTGTGCTAGCATGTCTTGAGTTAAAGAATGTCTAGTCATTTTCCTTATAAATGTGATTGTGCTTAGTGACTAAAGGAACTCTTAAATGCTTTATGAATATTTCAATTGGCAtatcaatcttgattttgtGATGCTTGCTAGTTTGAGTTAATTTGTTTCGATTTGATGAAGCTTGCTAATTGTCAACTTGCTTATTTATTGTGcattgcattttttttatataaaaaaatatcgtTTAGTTATCCCTCTACTTTTATCGATTTtaaagtttcaaaaatataggGAGAAagctaattataattttaagggGGAGAAATTTTTTTTGCTTAATATACACCTTTTTGATTCACACAAAAAAGGGGAGAAATTTGTTAGATAAAAATaatgttcatatttttattcaagttttgtgatcatcaaaaagggggagattgttgggttgtgaaagacaagcaatcttgattttgatgataacaaaacttgttattgtgtttctaacatatttaatcAAGTGTTGTAGAGAGTAGATCAAAGTTGGAAATGTTTGAGCTGGAAATCAAATAAGTCAATCTGGCAGAGTTCAGTAAATCAAACATATCTCATGGCTCGGTGATCCAAATGACTTGAGGTTAAAACGATTGGAAAAATTACTCAAATATCTACAAGTCATATCTCAGGCCAGATGAGTTAATTCTGATGTTATCAAGGCGAAAAGTTGGTCGCAACATTGATCTGGATGCAAACCAGATCAAAGTTACAACAACCAGATCAAACAGACCAGCTCTGGTATTTTAGCCATAACTTACAGTTCGCTTATTCAAATGGGATGATTCAGTATGTGTTACGAATCTAAGACAATTATCTACAAATCATCTTCAAGAAGTTCAATCTGAATCGGAGTGTAAGAAGCAGATAAATCAGGATGAAGTTTCGAGATCTGCACAGAAATTCTGCAGAACAGAATTTCTGACACAGCTTAGTATTTCGAGTATAGCTCTCACATACGAACTTGAAATTGAGCGATTCTTGATTCCGTGGAAATCCAAGAGAAAGTGCTACAATTTTCATGTTCATCAGATTGCCCAGAAATCAGTGAATCAAGAGCTATAATCAAATGAACAGATCAGATGAAACATGGCCAAACCAGATCAAGTGAACAAGTCCAGGTCGAAGTTGCTCTATACCAGATCAATTGAACCAAACCAGATCAAAGCTCGACCAGATCAAAGCTTGACTAGACCAGATGAGTTTGACCAGATCGAATCGGTCAAACCAGTCCGATGAACAGTAAATCAGCTCGAAATCAGAAAATGGACAGCAACTCAAATATGACCGTTGCAACTCTAGAAAATGTCCAAAAACATCTCTAACGgtcatattcttgaatctaacGTTCATATTATTCTTGGAGttataaatacaacactttGAAGACAAAACAACACAAGAGAATGGGGATTAAAAGCATGGGCAGATTATAGAAGAAAAAAAAGCTAGAATGAGAGCAAGCCCAAGGtgtgaggaagaagaagaagaagagatgagCTTTCAACGTTAAATCCTCTACACCAAACCCACTTTATAGAACACTCTTTCATGTTCAATATCATTGTATATGAGTTGAAGAGagctcactcacacacataCGAGAGACATGCTTTgaaagattagttgagtgaaagTTTTAGCACAAAGACGTTAAACATTatgtttgtagtcttggcataagaGACGTTAAACAATATGCAGATTGTGAGGTTGAGGCCTACGATCGATAGTGGCTagaagttcttgtttaggcattaGATAAGTCCTAAAATggattgggtttgtacaaatgggtttgtataaatcaaagtcttctagtggatcattctgaggtggaagaaggggtgacgtaggagattgagctccgaacatccataaacaaatctaTATCTATTTATTGCATTTACTTTCTTATTGACACTGTTTTTAAGATGCATtattgaagcattttatgtgttcttcataGACCAAAATATAGCATACAAAGTgcttgataaaatgcttcaaccaaactgtttttattatttcatcttgcattatttcaaattatttataaaatgtttatttggtttctacgaaggattatttcgagtgtattccgcttggtttgaaaaccaaactcgatataattcaTCGGTGATCGGtttatttttgaacatttcaagaacgagctattgcagctctaaaatatttttaagtgtgtattcccccccccccctacaCACGTATTTTGATCctaacaattggtatcagagcggttgTTCTTGAAAGAGAATTTGAAACtgattttgatcttcaaaattTCGTTTTTAAGACTTTCTAACACATATATGCATAGTTGATAATTTTTGACAGCTTGCAGCGACTTTGGGAAAAATGGCATAACTCCCTGCTCAAGTGTCCAAATGACAAACCATTTTTTGCATTGCAAACTAGACTCATAGAGGATTGCAGCGGTATAAAATTTGTAGCCTTGTGATGCCCGAGAAAATGCAGTTTATTCGTTGAAGTCAGACCATGCGTGCTGCGGCAGAAACTGGACATGTACAAAAAAAAGTTGGTGTTTTTGTCAAGAAGCTCAAGGATGTTGCAGTCATCAATAAAAAGGACTTATTACCTTGAATCAGAGCCACACATCATCAAGAAAACTCGGTACAATCGTTCTAAATTAGCTTTTAAAGAGATTTTGAGTTTGATTGTCATCTTGATATTCTACTTGTGCTAGCATGTCTTGAGTTAAAGAATGTCTAGTCATTTTCCTTAAAAATGTGATTGTGCTTAGCGACTAAAGGGACTCTTAAATGCTTTATGAATATTTCAATTGGCAtatcaatcttgattttgtGATGCTTGCTAGTTTGAGTTAATTTGTTTCGATTTGATGAAGCTTGCTAATTGTCAACTTGCTTATTTGTTGTGCATTACATTCTAATCTCAAATCgtaggggcaattaatgaataagcatcattaatctaataagaaaaaataaggataaaataaattattttttttttcaaacaggGGTGCGCGAGGTCCGCTAAAAATAGCGGACCGTTCGCCCCCCTCcaacccaactctcgggttggaCAAAATAGGCtgtgctcggtctgctaaaaagagTAGACCGAGCACACCTCTGAACAGTCCTGTGCTCTGGTTTTTGACAGCCGAATTTGATCTTTCTAAACACTCCAATCCATCATATTGAAGTCCTAAAACATGTAAACATACATAGAAcaatatctaaacatgtttataacAAGGTTATACATCAAAACAACCTTTAAGAATTCAACAAAAGCATGAACTTTACAAGGTGTTCCTCAACTTCTCAAGAACATTAACCAAAGTATTTTCAACATGCTTTCTAAGAGATATAAACATCGTTTCAACTACAAATAACCCAAGTCCACATATCTAGactctctcatgagctaccctcgtcgactatggccagctcctgccccatctgttgtcatgcacacatacaaaacaaagcaacagccggataaactctggtgagaaatcattctcagtataaccaacatatataaagcgttaacgaaatcatatcaactctattcatactcgactcaacaatagagtaaataacgcatatattgattaagaattgattcataaaacgtcactgccatcaagattcgtaaccgatcttgacatggatatccatctatcgtagccatcccagctagaaaataaggttaaccgcaaccttggcatagaatcaattcaatatactatcATTTTGACTCAAACtaaaagatccactacctgagatggatcgacaacaccaaatataatcaaaacatatcaagtatgtgatttttgagggccaactcaagaatagtcgttcttgagtttcaaagtccctaactcgcgatgtcgtcattataccttcgtttatctcgattttgaactcttcaaatctcaTTCCAACTTCTTCGGTACAAAGTTGACGTCTTAATTCGTTGGTcttccaaactcaactgaaactgaggaataaaaatgctataacattcatatcatctagataacaacttcagctcagatataggctatcaaaacagtctaaaaactcgaatcgacggcgtagcgattgaaaatcggtaaccgacgtaatcccgaaatcatttctaacttcaaaccaactcatacatgtattcaaatcaataaccagctgatatatcattcaaatcttcatctcaatagctaAATAATTCATTTACATGCTGGAATCATGCttcaacataaataacataagctcatcAATTCGGTTTCGcaatagaatcgcataaacgtcgataaGCATAATCAAGAGCTCAAAACCTGATCTCTGCCCCAAACTAATTtcgaaattcaaataaaatatcataatacttacacgagatcgaagccctcgtcgtaaggattccagaacaatttacgaatcgaaatcggataaccgaagcaaaagttgcaaggatttgaagatcaCAATTTCAAAGGAAAATGAAGAAGATGGTATCTCGACTTTGCTCTGTTCTGAAAATTCTGAATATGCATAAACATACACGTACTCATGCTGAGTAATCAATTAacaatctgataactttcaagcataattgcagtttagtcccttaaGTCTTCAacatttgcaattcagtcctcgatcctatttttaattcaatttcaatcctaaataatttaaaaatattagaatttaaatcgaaactctaaatattcccaaattaaatatatttggattaaaatcaaattaaattcggattaatttttaattaatcccgggccttacaagtACTATTGTATTAAGAATACTAGAGGCTTTACATCAAAGTATATATCGTTTTTCCCTCGATGAACATCTTGACAAGCTCAAACCTTGAGCCCATTCTTTTGCCACAACCCCACCATCCTTTCCAGTACAACACCTTACAAGACATGACGAATACAAATCAGAATGTAATCTCCTAAAGggctaaaaattttcaaaacaaaaGGATTCTAATGCCTTGAGTTTATGTAAACAATGTACGTAGAGATTGGTGAAGAAGAACATACATGGAAAAACTTAATTCAAAGCAACCAAAATGCCTCACAGATAACAAGAAGGAAAATTCACTGTTGTAGATTCTTGTCATACATCAAATGAGGATCAAGGCCATTTCTGAGTCCAAATCAGTTAATCTCATCTTATAAATACTATGATGTCGTAAGATCATGCATTTTGAATGGAACAAATGAGTACACCTAGCATTtggaagattttttttttatagaaaaaTACATTATTTCAACATTTTATATTAGTATCTAGGCAAAGCAATCACAGAAACAAGCAAATGCAGTAGGTAACAACTTCCCATTCAAGTATTCAACAACCCAAGCAAATGCAAAGATATGAAAATGACCACATATAAACTCTAGGCACCGAGATGCTAAGGCCAAGAAAACAGAGATATGggatatatcatatttataatttGACAATATCATACTAGGTAAAAAAGATAAACCCTGATGTCAAAGCAACACTAATAACAGGGAAATTTTCAATTTTGTCTAGAAGGATAGAATTCTAGTCAATCCCTATGACTAATTTCCCAACAAGCATTGCGTCGGTGTCCTCAAAAATCAATGCAACGTAATCCATTGTTGGAGCCTCGAGGTTCTCTTCCATGGCGGCCGCCCTGTGTTCCAATTCCTCGAGAGAGGATGCCTTCCTATATACTTTACACACCACTATATCCTACACATCAGTAGTTATCCAAGTTAACAGAGGATTAATAGAAAAAGAAAAGCATCGTTGTCAAAGCCACACTAAAAACAGCTGCTCTGCCTTTACGATAGAATTTAATCATAGATTTAAGTGTATAACTATGAGGTTCACCAATACTACAAGGTACAATATAAATGATTTCCACAAAGAGTAGAATGCTTTTTGCCAAAATTTGTATAAGTATGAGGTTCACCGAAATATGATACACCAATAGGTCAAAACTGACCACACTATAAATGTATAACTATCAACGTTTCCTTGTCACCAATCAAATAACCTGAATCCCTTGTACAAATTTAAAAGGCAAATTACAAATAATTTCTTCGGCTAAAATCCAGTTCCTGTGCAAGTGACTTAGTCAACAATACTAGAAGGTACATTATAAACGACGCACACAAAGAAGAGTGAAGATTCTTGTTCCAGCAGACACTACAACAAATTTGATGTACAACAACATctaaacgacaacggttttgtgAAAAAATAGTTGTCTCATGAGCTTTCACAACGGATTTATTAAAATCTGTTGTCGTTTTCCTTATTTTGTTAAAGAACGACAACAGATTAtgacctacgacaacggattttaaaatGCGTTGTCTATTAGCGCTTTTTTtatggcctacgacaacggattttaaaatTCGTTGTCGATGAGCATTTTTTTTATGGTCATACGACAACAGATtatggcctacgacaacggattttaaaattcgttgtctattagcgtttttttatggcctacgacaacggattttaaaatTCGTTGTCTTTGAGCGCGTTTTCTttggcctacgacaacggattctACAAAACCattgtattattattttatatattaataaaattaatttttttaaaatatgttatAATAAGTATTATAACTTAAAGAGAAACACACTTTCATTCTTCGCTTTTGATCTCTCGTTTCTTTCCTCATCACTCTCACCATCAATTACCAAACCCTAGCTTCCATAGCACTCTGTCCGACTTCAGATTAGGGGTTGATACAGGGCTTTCGGTCACTCTCACTCCCGAGCAATTTCCAGACGGCGGCTCCTCTgtcatttatatataataatcaaATGACCCAGATTCGGAGGACACGAGTGAGTACACAGACTCGCCCGCGGCGAAAAGAAGGAAGAAATGTGGAGGGAGCGGCAGAGAAGGATGCAGCGGCGCCGCCGCATTGGGAGACTGCAAATCAAGGAATCGAAGGCGGATATCAAAAGACAAGGCATGAGTAATTTGTTGGACGCCATTAACAAGCTCGCAGATTCTATTCAAGCTCTGCTTTGGGTAACAAATAAAGAAAGCGGAGCCACCCATTCttaattgattattattattattattattattattattattattattattattattattattattttgaaaattaacccCTATAACTCCGATAGTTTGATGTGGCACATGGACCTCAAGCCTCACGCCTCCTACGACTTCTCCATAGTTGTGGTTTAGGCCAATTCCAGCCTCGAGGATCAGAGCCAGGTCTTTACGTCGCCGCCTGCCACCTATGTTGGAGTTTAAGACGGCCACGGTGGACTTGAGGCTTCCCGCTTTGTCAATCGCCACCTCTTCCCTTATCTCCACAGTAtactatttttctctcaattttgtttttgttgaataGGGGATTATGGGGGCTATGTTTTAATTTTGTTAGTTGGGTTTTGGAGTTCTTTTTTGTGAGTCTCtgttcattattattttttggttcTTATTGTTTTGATGGGAAATTATCTTCTTTTTTGTTCGTGTTGTGCGAAAAAACGAGTTATTATGATAGAATTTTGCAGTGCAAGATGATAAGTTAGAAACAAAGTTTGTTTATTTTTACTCTCCGTCCTGTAGAATTTGCCGCAGAGCAAGGGGGATTATCAGCGGAGGTAATAAAGAAGGATTTTAATGCGACCAAGGAAGATTTTACTAACTTAGTTAAGCGATCATTGCCGCTGAATCCACGGATTTCTTCGGTGGGTTCATGTTGCCTTGTTGGTGCAATTTTAGGTGGTGAATTGTATGTGGCAAACTTGGGAGATTCAAGAGCTATTCTTGGCAGATAACATTCCTTCTTGATGTCCTGGATCTCCGTTGGAGCTTTGATAATTCTTGCTGTCGTTTTACAGTCACCTGAGCTAAGCGGAAAAACAAGGTTCAACCTTTCAGCGGTTCGACTTTGTTTAATGGTTAGCTTCAATTTTTATTGCATGTCCCTTGCTATTTCTTCAATTGTTTTTTAGGAGGGTTTGCCTTGAAAAGCTGCATTGAATGCTATGCAACACTCTCCTACTACGATTGAACCCATGCAGAAATCCCGAACGTCATATGCATCCTTGGTCACGTCTGTACAGTCCGTGAGATCGCCGGAGGAAAACATGGGTACAAGAATCAATATAGTGAAGGTTATCGAGAGTACCCTTTGATGAAGTAGTAGTgccatatttaatttaattaattaattaatttggttGTGTTTTTTCAGTTTTGGGGAGGTGGGGGTTTATTTATAGAAAAGGGTAAGATTTAGTttcaatgttttaattatttcttgATATATCATTTGACCATGATCTCgttgttaaatatattaatccgttgaatttttcaaataaatcatcatgtATATTTAATTAACACGGTGAATTTAATCTCTTTCCTAGCTCGAGGAACACAAAATAACTGAATCTATCTTCAATTTGCAATTCATGGAGTTTCAATTATGTGCTTTGAAGCTAGCTAGAAGCAAAAGAAAGAAGAGAGCAGAGCGTAGAAGAACAATGTTTTGGTCAACTTTCTTTCTTAAATGTTATTCTTGATTTTGAGGTGTTTGGGTTTGTAATATTGGTTCTTAATGTATTTGATGGTTGTATTTTGAGGTGTCAGAGTTGTGCTTGGTTCATTCTTCAAGACGCATGCTCCGCTTCTGCTCCCAGCAAGGGTTTCGGTTTTACGCTGTGTCTTTGCTCTTCTGCGCATCAAAATCAGAAAGGAGGTATGCTTTTTCTAGTTTCGCATTATTTCAGTAATCTTAATCGAATTTCCACGGAGAAGGATATGATATACGGAGTAGCAAGTAATTAATGGAATCATGAATGTGACTGGTGTTGGAAGTTAATTTTAGAAAATCGAAGTTATCAAACATATAGGGGTTGCGGCACTTCTTCTATATCTTCTATTGTGtatcaatttttatatttttactttacTTTTTCCCTCATCACACCTTTTCATCGATTTTCGagtttgtatatatataattcttagTTACTTGAGTTTTGTTCTCGTGACCTTTAAGTTTCAAATTATCTCTCTTTCAGTCAAATCGGATAATAATGCGAGTAGCCCACATGTTTCAGTCAAAGCGTTGTTTGATAAATTAAATGGCATTGTAAATAGATAACTAGGTAGTTAATTGGACGTAGCCACGAATTATTTTCCTATATTAATTAATGTGATTTGGCTTGTTTCTTGATCtgtgatgatatatatatatatattcatgaaaATTCTAGGAGGAGAACATGGAAATCAAAAGGAGAAAGGATAGTTCCCGTGAGGAATATTCTTGGAACTATTACATGTCGTTAACATTTACTCAAAACGTAagatgttttatatatatatataaacaggGATTGATCTATAGCTAGAGCTGgtgaaaatttatttatttttctttctttccctACAGGTTATCAGTGAAAATTTGAGACTCGCAAATATAATCAATGCATTATGGAGAAAAGCTCTGAAAGATGTCAAAGTAAAAGGTGCATGATACATTCATGAATATTGAATACATTAAGATAACTCAGCAGTTTTTGTCTTTGGAAAAATTCTTCTTTACAGTGAAGTTAATTAGTTTCATTGTTTCTAGGTTTTCAATACATATGTGGCTAAGCtgacaaatttttttgtttttttcttggATTTGTGTTGTTCCAGAATTCATTGGCTCTTTGCTGCATGTCTTGCACGCAATGGGTTGCTTGTTTTCTCGGTAGGTGTGATTGGGATTTCATGACTCGAGACATGTGAGTTGGTGTGTGATTCAAACAACTTAGATGGCTAATTAAttcccttttttattttttcttttttgcagAGGGATATTGTTGGACAAGAACAGCGGAGAGACAAAGCTTCGAGATTGAGAACAAGAGGTTTGAAGGCTGTAATGAGGCAAGACGTCGGATACTTCGATTTGCAGTGTGTAttgaattagaattttaattttgagtaatttgtaatactaaaaaaattgtatattaaattttatttatgaaattttaaattttggattatttataatattataatttatataaaaaattttattttttttgttttttatatagaaaacgacaacggataaaatccgttgtcgtagggggtctAAAACCGTTGTAACTGATGATGTTGTCAAAACTgcgcccctacgacaacggatttatccgttgtcgttcttctcaaagacaacggataaaatccgttgtctttgagggcaacgacaacggattttatccgttgtcgtagacacaaatccgttgtctttgagggatacgacaacggattttatccgttgtcgtaggtgcacagttttgacaacaccatcagttacaacggttttagaccccctacgacaacggataaaatccgttgtcttttagcgtttttcttgtagtgagaatcaaaactcaattcatCCAAACAATGAAACATAATGAAATCAAGCGACAGACCAAAGAATCAAGAAAACAATCACAAAAACGAGACAATCATTAAAAAGATGATCA comes from the Henckelia pumila isolate YLH828 chromosome 1, ASM3356847v2, whole genome shotgun sequence genome and includes:
- the LOC140875165 gene encoding 3-epi-6-deoxocathasterone 23-monooxygenase CYP90C1-like isoform X2, with translation MEIKRRKDSSREEYSWNYYMSLTFTQNVISENLRLANIINALWRKALKDVKVKEGYCWTRTAERQSFEIENKRFEGCNEARRRILRFAVCIELEF
- the LOC140875165 gene encoding 3-epi-6-deoxocathasterone 23-monooxygenase CYP90C1-like isoform X3; its protein translation is MEIKRRKDSSREEYSWNYYMSLTFTQNVISENLRLANIINALWRKALKDVKVKEFIGSLLHVLHAMGCLFSRGILLDKNSGETKLRD
- the LOC140875165 gene encoding cytochrome P450 90D2-like isoform X1 — protein: MEIKRRKDSSREEYSWNYYMSLTFTQNVISENLRLANIINALWRKALKDVKVKEFIGSLLHVLHAMGCLFSRGYCWTRTAERQSFEIENKRFEGCNEARRRILRFAVCIELEF